In Mycolicibacterium nivoides, the DNA window GCGGCCGCCCGACCGCCGCGCACCGTCCACGGTTCGACGCGCTGGGCCGCTGGCTGCTGGGATACACCTCTGATCTGGCGGCCTCTGGCGGCGTTGCCGGCGACAACACAGACGTTTCGCTGGAGCCCGAGGCCACGGTGTTCACCAACATCGCCCCAGGTAGCGCCGATGTAGTGCGGCCGTGGGTGGAAGCGTTGCGTAACGTGGGCTTCGCCGTCTTCGCCAAGCCGAAGATCGACGATGACAGTGATGTCGACAGTGACATGCTCGAGCACATCGCCCTGCGTCGCAAGGAAGGGCTGGCAGCGGTCCTCGTGGCCTCGGCTGACGGACAAGCGTTCCGCCAGCCGTTGGAAGAAATCGCCCGTGAGGGCACCCCGGTGCAGGTGCTTGGATTTCGCGAACATGCGAGCTGGGCGTTAGCGTCGGATACCTTGGAGTTTGTCGATCTGGAGGACATTCCTGGTGTGTTCCGGGAACCGCTGCCACGGATCGGACTGGACTCGCTGCCCGAGCAGGGAGCATGGCTGCAGCCGTTCCGGCCGCTGTCATCACTACTGACCGCACGTGTGTGACAACTGAAGACCTTCGTCCAGTACAAGCGCGGGTCACCAAAATTTTTAGAGCGAAGTATCAAAGCGTTAGGAGCCTAAGTGTTCGCCTGGTGGGGTCGAACGGTGTACCAGTTCA includes these proteins:
- a CDS encoding NYN domain-containing protein — translated: MSVTEDMQDETAQAEARSEAESETSITAPPRRVLLVWDAPNLDMGLGAILGGRPTAAHRPRFDALGRWLLGYTSDLAASGGVAGDNTDVSLEPEATVFTNIAPGSADVVRPWVEALRNVGFAVFAKPKIDDDSDVDSDMLEHIALRRKEGLAAVLVASADGQAFRQPLEEIAREGTPVQVLGFREHASWALASDTLEFVDLEDIPGVFREPLPRIGLDSLPEQGAWLQPFRPLSSLLTARV